The Fibrobacterota bacterium DNA window AACGGTAGCGGAACCTCCTTTTCTCCAGGCTCCACCTTTATCATGGGTGCCGCGAACGTCACGCTGTTCGCCATTTGGACGGCAATCCCGACGCTGACGCTCACCATCGGCAACGACGGACATGGAGCGACCTCCCCCTCCGGCCCGGTTACGGTAACCGCCGGCGCAACGACTTCGATCACGGCAACGCCTTCCGCCGGGTTTCAATTCTCCAGTTGGTCCGTAGTTTCCGGTAGCGCCGCCATCGCCTCGGCAACCTTGGCAACCACCACGGTGACAACCCCGGGCGGCAACGCCACCCTTCAGGCCAATTTTACGGCAACGGCCCCGGCAGGCGGCAACGGCCTGTCCTTCGCTGAAATCAGCGGGCCGGTAACGGTAACCTCAGCCAACACGGTTGTCCTTGCCTTGCCCTTCACCGCCCCTTCGGCCGGATTCATCACGGTAACCGTAACCGGACTTTATGGCACCGCCAGCCCCTATTCCGATGAGCAACGGGGCCTGGAAAGCTTCATTACACTCAACGCCACTTCCGGCGGCAGCCTTTCCGGGTTTTTGGAAAAGCCCGTCCAGCAAGGAGGCGCGCAGTACGTGAGCGAGACGAAAGGATTTCCGGTTACCGCGGGCGCGAATACCCTGCGGCTGATCGCGACTCCCCGATCCACGCTGACCACGACGGTCTATCAATTCGCAAGATGCCGGATGACGGTCGTATTTTCGACGCAGAAGTTGTAACAGCAAACGGATCTATTAACTCAGGTTATCAGCCATTTCAAAACATAGGAGTGAGATTATGAAGAGAAGCGGATTTTCCACAGGTTTCGCGCTGTCGGCCCTGGTCGTTGCGGTATGCAGCTTGCGAAGCATGGCGGCGGTGCATTCCCTTTCATTCGGGGCGGGCTCGGTCGAACCCCTTCAATATTTGAGCGCATCCCAGGGCGGGTTAAACGATCCGAATAATCCGAATCGTTTTCCCGTTTATTATGTGGAGAGTTCAGTGACTGCCGTCAACCGTTTCGGGTTTTTGCTTGACGGATCGGAATGGGCGAAATTGTTGGTGAAAAAAATCGAAGACGCCTACGCAAACAAAACCATGATTACCATTTATTATGATGATTCCTTTCCAAAACTGATTAAAGTGGAGCATGCGCTTCTCGGC harbors:
- a CDS encoding InlB B-repeat-containing protein; the protein is MGKWLRMCAILAGVFLQAYAAAATQFEAENATLSGGANRNTNHAGFTGTGFVDGFFQSSTAQASFATVSATAAGPNTVTLRYSAGNGTSTNTGLYVNGVKIKNITCNATANWDTWANEVETVTLNAGNNTIAYKAETSSASSINLDNISVQAIAQTFTVTYNGNGFTSGTLPASASFAQGATVTVAAASTLARTGFNFSGWNTAANGSGTSFSPGSTFIMGAANVTLFAIWTAIPTLTLTIGNDGHGATSPSGPVTVTAGATTSITATPSAGFQFSSWSVVSGSAAIASATLATTTVTTPGGNATLQANFTATAPAGGNGLSFAEISGPVTVTSANTVVLALPFTAPSAGFITVTVTGLYGTASPYSDEQRGLESFITLNATSGGSLSGFLEKPVQQGGAQYVSETKGFPVTAGANTLRLIATPRSTLTTTVYQFARCRMTVVFSTQKL